The genomic window TACTAATCTAGATGCCTCCTATTGGCCATTGTGCTCATAAGTTCATAAGTTACCAGAAACAAACATTCATAACTAGAAACATGTCTGATTGGTTAATAATtctcaaaactaaaaaaaaacattctgcatAGGAGATGGAGGTTCAAATGGGTCAACTTGTTCTTGTTCAATCTTGATGTTCTTGATGTTTCATCATTGGATTCTGGGTCATATTAATATGGCAAAAATCAATGACATCTTTACCGTGCTAAAATAAGCTATTTGATGCGCTGTAAGCAGTAGACCAATCATAACAGACCGGttcatctggccaatcagagatgAGCACACTCTCAGAATTGACTCTTTGAATCTTGATTCATTGGGAAataatgtgatgtgatgtgacaTGTATATTATAAGTAAATAGGAGTGCTTGATCAGAGATGCATGTGATTTTACTATTGTTTTCTACTCTAGAAGACACTTTAatgagacagttcacccaaaaatgaaaagtctgcaTTGTTTACtcttcctccacttgtttcaaacctattttaagttgtttcttctgttaaacacaaaataatatatactgAAAATCCTTGGGAAAAAGCATTGACAACCATAATATTTTTGTTAGTACTATAGATACAAATGGTTgcttttccccaacattcttcaaaatatcttcttttgagttcaatagaagaatatatatatatatatatatatatatatatatataaataatcattaAAGTTTAGAATcatttgagagtgagtaaatgctaagaaaatgttcatttttgggtggactatcgCTTTAAGTAGCGCTAAACGAAGGCAAATGTCATTCAAATGTACAATTTGGTAAAAAAGCATGCACAAACTTATACAAATAAATTCTCAAGACTCAAGACTTTCTATGTGTCTTTCTCTCCCTGCACTGGCCTAAACATGGCTGATTCAAATGTCTCTTGGCTTGCCTCCCTTCACCGTGTCTCCTTAGCTTGCTAAACTCATCGAAAACACACTGATCTCACATTTCCAGTGACTAGCCCCAGCTGTACCCGGACTGAAAGTAGGTCTCCCTTTCCCTGGGATCAAGCCCAATTTATCACAATTAGACTGCTTCCCATTTGCGGTTCCCTAGGGCTGCTGGTTTCTCCCTCCCACAAAGAAAGAGACACACTAAGTGACCTACAACAGTGCGTTCCCATAGGATGAAGCCTATACTTCCTTATGATGCCTGGCCTGCAAACTTCAGCTGAACTTTACCAGAAATCCTTATCCTGAGtaagcaaaacaaaactgaatCACTTTCCCTCTTATCTTGCTGATAGGCAGGCGTATGATTAATTAGGACGTGAGTCATGAGTCTGTTACAGTGAAGAGATGAAGCCTTCAACAAGCGtgtgtttgaacaaacagcatgtCATCCTCATACAGCGACATGATGAACTTGCACTGGctttaatgtgtttgtgtgagccGGTTTGTTTGGGTCTGGTGGTGCTGAGTAGGCTTATTGGACTGACCTGACCGGCAGTGTCACAAAGCTGAAGTTTCACAGGCTTGCCATCCACAGCTACAACCGCTGCACAGAAAAACAGATTCAGTTTTATCAGTTGATTTTATCTCTCGTAAGTCGGTGCACATTATTAAGACAGATGAACTGTGGCCAATCATGTGGCCATCTGACAAATTTTAATGAGGTCACTGTAAAACAATGTAATGTTTTAAATAGGcatttgtgttatttttgtttaacCTCATGATAtgaacataatattattatattataattattttattataataaatcattttatataacatagtatagtttatatatatatatgaaattatgcaaatataatattaatatataatattttattttattttttaacattaaaacattttacagaatTAAAGTCAGTGAAAGCAgcagtatttaaaaaattataaaacaacaacaacaacaacaacaacaacaaataacactaccagtaaataaaaacaaattacaaaaagacACGTACATCATTTTCAAATTTCAAAGGATACAGCTGGGAATACTATGTCCTGTTGCCATGTTCAGACACATAGTAACAGGTGCCCacctttgtttaaaaatatccaaTTTCAATTGAAGTTGAGAAGTCATATATTCCATTCTATATTTAATTCAGGTTTTCCTATCTACTGTGCTATTGTTGGAGGGTGTggcctcattttatttattgttatagtctttcttgcacttagtaaaagtatatatagtaaatatctctggtttttattaaatacatcCAAGGGTATCCTATCAAGCAAGAAAAACAGGAGAGTAAAGGGTAAATCTAACTGCATAAATTTCATTATCTCAATCTTTACCCCTTGCCAAAATGCATATATCATATTTTATAacaagatagatagacagacagatagatagtttTAATGTGTCTGAGTAACATTTATCTGAATAATTgtcaaatattcaaaatatttttccTCTATTGCATAGGCATTTTTGTTTCCCaggtgaaaatgtatttattgagtTTGTAAATTACAACTAAGTTTTAGGTTCAAGCTTattactttcaaaaaaaaaaactgtttgcaaATCTCATTAGTAAACACTGACTaacagtattattataatttaaccaGTAAGTAGCTGGTTTATTACTGGTCTAAGATGATCAGCATTTTGTACCATACTGGTCAGCTTTATTCAACTAAAACTAGTCGCACCAACTAAAACTGGGTTTTCTAACCGATTGCTGGATGCTACCATATATTTAggctattaatatattattttaattagattattttaatttagatttaccTTTTTCTTTTGGTTATAAATGCTGGAGTGATATTTACCTGCAAAGTTGTCAAACGCTGTTGGGACATACTCAGTGGGATATCCGTTAGTAGTGTAGCTCACAATCAGACTGGttttacccactgcaccatcccCAACAAGTACGCACTTCACCCTGCGCTCCGCCGCCGTCCCGAAGCGACTCTTGACCGCAGAGGACAGGTCCCTGCTCCTCAGCCTCCGCGGCGGAACCGGCGGCACGACCGTACCGGGAACGGGCTTATACTCTCCACCTCCTCCCTGCGGAGGCATCGCTGCAAACACTGCAAACAGCGTCCCGGAGCCTTAACGCCACTTTCAGCAGTTTATCATCTCACTTGTCGctcgtgaatgagagagagaggagCACTAGTCTCCGGTTTCACCGCGGTGTCCATTTATTGTAGAGGAAAACAGTCCGCTAAAGGCTACATCTCAAATCAAGAAGTGTTTGGTTTGTCTGGATATAAAACAAATCAACTCTGAAGCAAAAATAAATAGGAAGCCCACACGTACACTGACGTTATGCCCTCATGAGACGAGCCCTCCTCCGCCCTctcaaaaaaactgaactgaactgaacacacTTCACTCTCAAACACTCTGCCTGTGTCTCAATGCTTTGCCTACCGCCTACTAGACCGGGGTTTGAAGCGCGCGGGACACTTTTGGGCGTACCCTAGATAGGCAAATGACTAGGGTTTGAGACACGGCCCATGACATCATCCTCAGTGAACTGCAGTCATCCGTGAACTGAAGTTCAGCAGACCTGTTGTCATTACTGATAAACTCAACTGAACTGGCGAGAACACACGCGTCAGCATTTTCATTTGTTATCACGGATAATCTCAATAAGATAAAAAATGTCTAAAGagcattaaaaataatgtttttttctaaagaatgtttagtttttaaaattcagtcattttttgtatttttaatatattttaatacatctaTTTATAATCtattcacacacatgcaaaataatcataattGCATACAAGATAAATAGTAAATTATGAATAGATATCAAAACtgaatatacatacacacacacagaacttactgttaacaataatttaaatgattaaataccagtaatttatatgtatttatttccaTAGTTTATGCTTTTTCTCCAAACATTTCTCCACAGACAACGAGCGCTCTCTTGTGGCTCCCTGAGGGGTCGTTCCACATGTACATTAAGCAGTTGATGTATTATTGTTTACTAAAACAACTAAATCATTATCTAATTGTTATTatgaaaatgaattattttagttttaaccaATTCCTTAAAAGTATTTTATGACTACAACGTTAAAAACAGAAGCACAAAGACGCCATCTTTTAGACAAGCGGTATAATTTGTAATTTAACAAGATAAAGACGTTTAACTTGAGTTAATAGTGCATATAAGTTAATATTacctttttaaatcattaaattctATATTAGTAACATATCAGAGAGCtacatattcttttttttaattatctgctTATTTGAGTATGGAACGTTTGTCTGAGATCTTGTTTAACCCGAGCCTTAGTCTCAGTTGAACAAACACCCGCACATGATTCCCAAACTCTCAGCTCTGAATGTTGTGAGAGTTTGACAGATGGCTGCAAATACAGTGAAAGAGTCAAATACACACAGTGAAGTCGTGCTGGGCTTCTTAGAGGAGGCAGAATCATGGCAGCTTCTGAGTGACCAGTTTCCAAGTAAAGTCGGCGGGCGACCAGCGTGGCTGAGCCAGTCGGATTTACCAGCCGTGTCTGAGTTACAGTGCGAGGAGTGCAAACTGCCGGCGGTGTTTCTTCTGCAGGTTTATGCGCCAGTCACTGAATATGATCGATGTTTTCACAGGACACTGTTTGTGTTCTGCTGCAAGACACCAGCCTGCTATACTCGAAACGACAGCAAGTGTTTTAAAGGTAACGAACTGTCAAAATACCGTAGTAGTTGTTCATGTGTGTATAGTATTTTTATTAAGATGCATTAAAACGATACGGTCAGCTAAATATGAAAGTTGGTCATTTCCTGACCTTCGTGTAGTTCCAAACTTAGCATGCCTTTATTTTGTTCTGTGAAGTCGACAGCATGCATATACTTTAAAGGATGTTGTGTTTCTAGTGTGGGTAAATGAGCATTATCTGATAGAAGCActtaaaattactaaaattaaaagAGTGATTCAACTGATGTTGAATGAAATGTAATGTACACAAATCTTAGctacaataatattgttttagcTTTGTGgtgaaatttaaaccattttaggaAGCTTTTCTAACTTATGTTTAACAgtaagacattttcacagcatttcctttTATATTTATAGAGAAAGTCTTGATTCTATTAGCTTGACTGAGTTTTAGatatattttgtcatttatttattaaactttttaataCTATTGAGGTGAATATTAGGTCCTTTCCTGAAATCTGATGTAAACGGGTAACCATTATTAACTAACAAAGGCTTGTCAACAAACAGATTCATGTCTATTTAAGGAAATCAACGAGATCCAAAACTATTCAACTAATCATCAttctttaaaggttttttttttttttttttaaacagaaagaaAGTTTTATGAACTTAAAACAACATGCGATGACAACATATTAAATATGGGCACCATTTCTCACATTTCTGTTCTGCACTATTCCCATTTTCAGTGTTCAGAAGTCAGTTACCAAGGAAAAATGTGTTTTACCCTTTTAATCCTCCTCCTGACGAAAAGCCTGAACAGCCAGTACATGATGCTCAGGTTTTGGGTTCAGGACTCAAACTGTGCAGGCTGTGTGGTTGTCTGGGACAGAAGGCCTGCTCTCGATGTCACTCTGTCACATATTGCTGTAAGGAGCATCAGACCACAGACTGGAAACAAAGACACAAGAAAGAGTGCTTAGCTGAGGGTGAGTCTAGAATGCTTGATAAATTACTTTTAATGTTCACtactttaaaggaacactcacTTCTTTGGAAATAAGCTCAATTTACAACAGCCCTAGAGGTTCCTGGGTCTGGCGGGAGCGCTTCGCAtcgatcattgaattggattagaccatcaGCATCTCGTTCAAAAAAAACTTgtaagagttttgataattttcccatttaaagcttCAGTCTTCTGTTGTTACATTGTGTACCAATACTGGCAGAAAATGAGAAGTTGCTAATTTCTAAGCCGATATGGCTTAGAGACCTACACTCATTCTCATAATAACCTAGCAATTATTTTTGAGCGAGATCCTAagggtctaatctgattcaatctatgctatgctaagctaagtgtGCTTCtgtcagacccagagattggctgaatgtatTTAAAGAATGGTAAAACTGTCCTGTTTAACACTAGGGGAAGTGTTAAAATGAGCATCTGATCGATAGGTGTGATGTCTTGTATTTGTACCTTCAGCTTCTCAAGTTTCAGGGGAGCTGAATTCATTTCTGTTTCCTGAGTGGGAGCTGGTCACCGAACCAGAGGTGATTCCAGCAAAAGATGAACTCCAGGAATCCCCCAGTCTGGATCAGGAGAACATTGCATCTTTAAATAGCGGTATTCCTTATTGAACAGTTTCAGGAGGTTGATATTTGTTGTTAtgtatttgtcattaaaagtTTTCACTTAATTTCACTCAGGTTTGGAGGACAGTGAGCTGGAGAGTATGGCTCTTCATGAAACGTTAGACTCCAAAGTCTTTCAAAAGTTCAAGCAGCGCATTGCTAATGAGCCACAACAGGTAAGTAACACAGTCACAGCCATGCAAATGCGATGTATGGCTTTTCCCCATATGCTTTAGCAGCTGTGGTGATatacgtttgtgtttttaagGTTTTGCGGTATTGTAGAGGGGGATCTCCTCTTTGGGTGACAGCTGAACATGTGCCACGTGAAGAGGAAGTTCCAGAGTGTACATGTGGCGCAAAACGGCTCTTTGAATTCCAGGTGATGCAAAACAGATGTTAAGCTagctttttgttttcattcaatgAGATAAACTGAgtctagattttttttcaaaatatttttccaATTGGTATCTACAACAGTTTTACGAATAATgtagattattttttaaaggaTCTTATAACATTAAAGACTAAAAATGGAAGCTGTAAAGTCAGCTATGTCacaggaaaatgttttaaaataggaGTCATTTTATGAAAGGTTTTATCTTTAATTTataacaaatgtcatttttttgtttagcttAAGAGacttcaaaaaaattttttaaatgaagcCAAACTTTGTGTAAATGTGTCCCTCGTTTTAAAATAAGCAGGTCTGTCTATTGgactaaattaatttttttacatgccaAACCAGTAATTGTCACCTTGTAATGTAGTCctcaatttttgtttttggttgtcAAGTGTAATCTTGTACATGCCTAGACGTTAATTACATGTATGAATGCAGGGCATGACCATATAGTACATTTAGTGAACAGAGGCAATAagttttcatatatttttgtttagGCTTCCAAACCGCTTGAGATATCTTAAACATATAGTATTGAATAATTTTGCACTACTCTGAATGCAGccttaatgatgatgatgatgattgaagCTGAGATTGCATATCTCAGATGTAATGTCAGACACAATACGCTTAATATAGCTAGTTTCACTGATTAGGAAtgggcattaaaaagcattgcatgcagctcagattgcaactgCATCAGGTCAGAGTAAAGCATTACACAATTTAAAGTGTGACTGTGTTCGTTTCAGATAATGCCCCAATTACTAAATCACCTGAAAGTGGACAGTACAGATGCCAGCATAGACTGGGGGACAGTGGCCATCTACACCTGTGCTGAAAGCTGTGATCAAGGCAACAAATATTCCCCGGAGTTCATCTGGAAACAAGACTTTTCAGGAGATCAAGCGGAGTAGAACTATTCATTTACATGAACTTTGTATTTAAACATACTTGGTGAATCAAAATGATTGATTCCTTCATAGTTTGGGTCTTAAACTTCCATTAAAATATCCATCGTCATGTAAAGAAATTCCACAGATTTTGGTTTGGACATGCTGCCAATAAAAAGTTTGGGTTAAGACTTTGTTTAACCTGAGATACATTCAATTGatcaaaaattaaagtaaaacatttaCATTGTTGCAAAAAAATTCTTTGAAATTTTCCTTTCACCAAAAAATcctaaaaaataaattgcattaaaaaatgttatttcaaCTAAAACAGCTGAATTAACACACTGatttgtaaggaaaataatgaCTGCTGCCTctaaacatatttttacataatttccCTTCGAGTATTTCAGAACTCGTAACCTCTTAAGCAACATTACCACAAATTTCCCCCCAGAATTCATATCATTTGATATTGTTTTCATTTATCAGTATACTTCTAAATTTATATACAAATGTTACACAAACTATTCTTCACACAACTTTAAAAACAACACTACTAGAAGTCCAGGATGTGTCTCAATACCATAAAAGAATTAAACCATGTAGACAATGTATAGGCAGAACTTGGCAAACACATTTATTTGCGTTCAACGTAGCAAAGTAAATTTAGTTACATGGACCAAGGGATTAAATTAATGTCAGTGCTTTACATGGGGCTATTGGGAGACCTACAGTACATCATACATTGAAATGCCAATTGAACTGTTAGATTTGTCAACGGTTACCTCTCATCTTAAAACTGTAACTTAAAAGATCAAATCCGCGTGATCGTTTCAACAACCAAAGGATCAAAGCTTCGTTGAAAAATAACCTCAATGCACTTCTCCAAACAAAAGATCTCTCGCACTGCACAACATGGGCTCTCACTGACGTTCAACACAGACAATCAGTAATGAAATATCACATAAAACCTGCTAATAAAAGGAATGTGTACAAGTATGAaattatgaacatttttacatGATAAAACCATAAAAGAAGCCCAAACATTAAAATGTTCAGACATGGATAAAACAGTATTTTGAAAACCAAATGGCAGGTGACAAACATTcttaaaaggtaaaataaaagcatttcttATCCTCAATTGTTCACTTTCTGAGCAGAGATAAAGATGTCCTTCATATTTACAGACTTACAAAATTAAACGAAATTGCGTAGGTCACCCCAGACATACCGATGGGCTCAGCGAGGAACTGACCAGCAAAAACAGAAGAGATTACGAGGTCTTCCTGAATCCTTTTAAGATGGGGTAAATATTCTCAAATGCTTCATAGATTTCTCCTCTAACCTTGGCACCTGGAAACAAACGACAATGTTCATAAATCTCACACTACTATTGCAAGGTACTATCTGTGCCATTTCAAATGTAACTATGACCTCACCTGTGAGTACGACTTTGCCTGAAACAAATATTAAAAGAACGATTCTGGGTTTGATCATTCTGTAGATTAACCCTGGAAATAACTCCGGTTCATAGCTGGGGAGGAAATATCAGCAGTATATTAGAGTTTAGATCACATTTATCAGTCAGATTCCAATTTCTAGTCAAAATAGTGCTCACCAAgaaataacaaacacacacagcaaataCTTCAGTATAATAGAAGCAAACACTTATTTTTCTAGAAATGTCACTTTTTTTATGATCATAAAGACATGCAGCATATATCAGGCTACTAAAAACAAGCTCATTTATTTTTCTCTTCTAATACTGGTAACATTTAAAACATGTTCTGTCTCCAGTGACAAAGCATAACTGCACTTTGGGCATCCCAAGTTCAAATCCTGGTATGAGGAAATTTCTCTATCCAGTGCCCCTTTTCCTGCCAAACTTCTCTTCCCATCTAACTATTGTCCAATCACAATAAGTGAGAGGAACAAAagcatgttaataataataatagtttgattTTATTCAGGGTCACTAGTAGTCAATTTGCATTGTATTTAAGGTTCTGTAAAGTGCTTTTAAATGTGGGTTTTTAATTCTGACTTTTCCCACCAGAGTCTCCGCTTTGTTTCtccatgtttaaaaacaatatctagattctacactgtaaaaaaaaaaaaaaaaaaaaaaagttttttttgctgCAAAGCCTTTTTTTAGTAGACTTAACTTTCAACCCAAAATACTGCACAAGACTCAAAACTTCTTAAAGCAGGTTGCCTTAATTTTAATTTGAGTCAACCTTGTAGGATATATCCTATTGGAGTTGCAAATGTGATAGAACCTGCCATGTAGGactgaaaactaaactaaacaaataaatgtataaaccaaataaaaagtttttttctgaCAGTTTAACTTGTGCCCCCAATTGATGCGCATTGTAGGTTTACAAATTACTTGaaataaagtaagaaaaaaaaatcaaactgaaATCACGTAGTATGAAATAGAAATTCAAATAAATTCAGAAAAACTCAAAGTAGTTTAAataatcaacaaattaataacaaaCTAATCAAAACCAAAAGACAAACCTGCTAAACTGCTGGTGGGTAAGCACCAGGCCCTCTAATCGGATGGGAAACTTGACATCGCAGCTCCCCACCATGTTCTGGATTTTGAAGTCTAAGAATTTGGCAGGGAAACCCAACTTCTGCACCACTCTGGCATATTTCCTAGCTGCCAATCGAGACTGTTCCTCACTGTGGCAGGAAGTTCACACAAGAAAGGTAAACTCACATACTGCTGTTTGTTCATCAAGAATGTAGAAAGACACAACAGCAAGTGTGCAGGTGACATTCATACCTTTTGGCTCCTGTGCACACCATCTTCCCCGAGCTGAAGATAAGCGCTGTTGTTCTGGGTTCTCGTATTCTCATGATGACGGCAGCAAAACGCTGAAAGAGTTATCAATGGATGTACAAAGTTTGTTATTGTAATGAAActtgaaataatataaaacttTGTTAATGATGTagattttctttgttattttgttttactcTGTATATGGTTTGATTTTGTTGAATGCATTAAGTTGTGGTTGGCGTCTTTAATCATGACACAGAGATTACTGAGCCTACCGAATATATGGTGCATATAGTAATGGACATGAAGCAAAGTCATGGAACGCTAGGTGAAAAATGCCAAAAAGGCACAAGCATATGTCTGATTCACGGATTCCCCGTTTATGTTTTAACTCCTGGTATAAGGGAAAATAagactattttaatttatttaatttattaggctggcttgtgtagcaagccagactactgttatcctattaaacttattattattattattaggctggcttgagaaacaagccagactactgaaatcctatttaaacttattattttttttatatattattcttcttcttctgagactaaaattcaaaatctatctcctcctagagctttcgagctatgaccaccaaactcacaccagacctccaaactattctgactcggtatgccatatcttttccgactgatccgactttcgattttccgaaaaacgtcccgggaccgtcggaaaaatcccatagacttaacattggaccaaactttgtgacctcataactctgcgtcagactgtcgcacagaactctaactgggctcatttaactcagactatcaaactgccaatgactgatcacctttaaactttctagccacgccctagcaaccacttttggaccctagaaactgtcccatagacttccattcaaaagactctcattgacttaacatgggatcaaactttgtgaggtcataactctgcatcagactgtcctacagactaatggctgagctcatttaactcagactaccaaactgccaataactgatgagcttttaactttctagccacaccctaactaccagatactgcaccctagcaacaactgtcccatagacttttattgcaaaagactgtcattgacttaacaatagatctaactttgtgacctcaaaactatctatctatccttttttcaaaatagatagatagatctctatctatctatctatctatctatctatctatctatctatctatctatctatctatctatctatctatctatctatctatcaatctatcaatctatctatctatctatctatctatctatctatctatctatctatctatctatcaatctatctatctatctatctatctatttataaactactttaatctatctatctatctacctatctatctatctatctatctatctatttataaactactttaatctatctatctatctatctacctatctatctatctatctatctatctatctatctatctatatatctatctatctatctatctatctatctatctatctatctatctatctatctatctatctatctataaactgctttaatctatctatctagctatctatctatctatctatctatctatctatctatctatctatctatctatctatctatctatctatctatctatctatctatctatctatctatctatctatctataaactgctttaatctatctatctatctatctatctatctatctatctatctatctatctatctatctatctatctatctatctatctatctatctataaactgctttaatctatctatctatctatctatctatctatctatctatctatctatctatctatctatctatctatctatctatctatctatctataaactactttaatctatctatctatctatctatctatctatctatctatctatctatctatctatctatctatctatctatctatctatctatctataaactactttaatctatctatctatctatctatctatctatctatctatctatctatctatctatctatctatctatctatctatctatctatctatctatctatttataaactactttaatctatctatctatctatctatctatctatctatctatctatctatctatctatctatctatctatctatctataaactgctttaatctatctatctatctatctatctatctatctatctatctatctatctatctatctatctatctatctatctatctatctatctatctatctatctatctatctatctatctataaactgctttaatctatctatctatctatctatctatctatctatctatctatctatctatctatctataaactgctttaatct from Danio rerio strain Tuebingen ecotype United States chromosome 13, GRCz12tu, whole genome shotgun sequence includes these protein-coding regions:
- the pdcd2 gene encoding programmed cell death protein 2 (The RefSeq protein has 3 substitutions compared to this genomic sequence), translated to MAANTLKESNTHSDVVLGFLEEAESWQLLSDQFPSKVGGRPAWLSQSDLPAVSELQCEECKLPAVFLLQVYAPVTEYDRCFHRTLFVFCCKTPACYTRNDSKCFKVFRSQLPRKNEFYPFNPPPDEKPEQPVHDAQVLGSGLKLCRLCGCLGQKACSRCHSVTYCCKEHQTTDWKQRHKKECLAEASQVSGELNSFLFPEWELVTEPEVIPAKDELQESPSLDQENIASLNSGLEDSELESMALHETLDSKVFQKFKQRIANEPQQVLRYCRGGSPLWVTAEHVPREEEVPECTCGAKRLFEFQIMPQLLNHLKVDSTDASIDWGTVAIYTCAESCDQGNKYSPEFIWKQDFSGDQAE
- the rhoua gene encoding ras homolog family member Ua isoform X2: MPPQGGGGEYKPVPGTVVPPVPPRRLRSRDLSSAVKSRFGTAAERRVKCVLVGDGAVGKTSLIVSYTTNGYPTEYVPTAFDNFAAVVAVDGKPVKLQLCDTAGQDEFDKLRPLCYTNADVFLLCFSVML